A region of Excalfactoria chinensis isolate bCotChi1 chromosome 22, bCotChi1.hap2, whole genome shotgun sequence DNA encodes the following proteins:
- the LOC140261681 gene encoding uncharacterized protein isoform X2 — protein sequence MILHVYDASSSPTQPRCSASQEQQPAGSRHPESQSDDELGAPFPDDPLDPNFMPVPGGQPRGPAGESAEENPAYDPEGDAGDVTRGGDPGYPLISRTETLSDGAEVPPVWALPGHPFPPALEPSWNPSSREREEDEAKRGKHSQGSSRLLKQLLKEMKKAERGTDQETEQGARQEGGYPTLPVPDRGAQAAATTGMPGMNAGESTKAGAHRPGRKRHVPVMVSAVLLPVLVLAVGAVIWLCRNYLVRKREKRAAEEEAPPDSNEEMVPTGDESWERQQDSCPIEQESQQ from the exons ATGATTCTGCATGTCTATgatgcaagcagcagccccacgCAGCCCCGGTGCAGCGCATCACAAGAGCAGCAGCCTGCGGGGAGCCGCCACCCGGAATCACAGAGCG ATGATGAGCTTGGTGCTCCCTTTCCGGATGATCCTTTGGATCCGAACTTCATGCCTGTGCCTGGGGGACAACCCAGGG GCCCTGCTGGTGAATCAGCAGAAGAGAATCCTGCCTATGATCCCGAGGGCGACGCTGGAG atgtgaCCAGAGGAGGCGATCCAGGTTATCCTCTGATTTCCAGAACGGAGACTCTGTCGGATGGCGCAG AAGTGCCCCCAGTGTGGGCCTTGCCCGGTCATCCGTTTCCTCCTGCGCTGGAGCCCAGCTGGAATCCCAGCA GTCGGGAAAGAGAAGAGGATGAAgccaaaagaggaaaacactcCCAGGGCTCATCCCGGCTcctgaagcagctgctgaaggaaatgaagaaggcagAGCGTG gaaCGGACCAAGAAACTGAGCAGGGTGCACGGCAGGAAGGCGGATATCCCACTCTGCCGGTCCCGGACAGAGGAGCgcaggcagcagcaacaacTGGCATGCCAG GGATGAATGCAGGCGAAAGCACAAAGGCTGGTGCTCACAGACCTGGGCGGAAGCGCCACGTTCCGGTGATGGTCTCAGcggtgctgctgcctgtgctggtgctggccGTTGGTGCTGTGATATGGCTGTGCAGAAACTACCT AGTGCgcaagagggaaaagagagcagcagaagaagAAGCTCCTCCTGATAGCAACGAGGAGATGGTTCCAACTGGAGATGAGAGCTGGGAAAGGCAACAAGACTCTTGCCCAATCGAACAAGAATCTCAGCAATAG
- the LOC140261681 gene encoding uncharacterized protein isoform X4, producing the protein MPVPGGQPRVLPAGPAGESAEENPAYDPEGDAGDVTRGGDPGYPLISRTETLSDGAEVPPVWALPGHPFPPALEPSWNPSSREREEDEAKRGKHSQGSSRLLKQLLKEMKKAERGTDQETEQGARQEGGYPTLPVPDRGAQAAATTGMPGMNAGESTKAGAHRPGRKRHVPVMVSAVLLPVLVLAVGAVIWLCRNYLVRKREKRAAEEEAPPDSNEEMVPTGDESWERQQDSCPIEQESQQ; encoded by the exons ATGCCTGTGCCTGGGGGACAACCCAGGG TTCTGCCTGCAGGCCCTGCTGGTGAATCAGCAGAAGAGAATCCTGCCTATGATCCCGAGGGCGACGCTGGAG atgtgaCCAGAGGAGGCGATCCAGGTTATCCTCTGATTTCCAGAACGGAGACTCTGTCGGATGGCGCAG AAGTGCCCCCAGTGTGGGCCTTGCCCGGTCATCCGTTTCCTCCTGCGCTGGAGCCCAGCTGGAATCCCAGCA GTCGGGAAAGAGAAGAGGATGAAgccaaaagaggaaaacactcCCAGGGCTCATCCCGGCTcctgaagcagctgctgaaggaaatgaagaaggcagAGCGTG gaaCGGACCAAGAAACTGAGCAGGGTGCACGGCAGGAAGGCGGATATCCCACTCTGCCGGTCCCGGACAGAGGAGCgcaggcagcagcaacaacTGGCATGCCAG GGATGAATGCAGGCGAAAGCACAAAGGCTGGTGCTCACAGACCTGGGCGGAAGCGCCACGTTCCGGTGATGGTCTCAGcggtgctgctgcctgtgctggtgctggccGTTGGTGCTGTGATATGGCTGTGCAGAAACTACCT AGTGCgcaagagggaaaagagagcagcagaagaagAAGCTCCTCCTGATAGCAACGAGGAGATGGTTCCAACTGGAGATGAGAGCTGGGAAAGGCAACAAGACTCTTGCCCAATCGAACAAGAATCTCAGCAATAG
- the LOC140261681 gene encoding uncharacterized protein isoform X3 — MILHVYDASSSPTQPRCSASQEQQPAGSRHPESQSDDELGAPFPDDPLDPNFMPVPGGQPRDVTRGGDPGYPLISRTETLSDGAEVPPVWALPGHPFPPALEPSWNPSSREREEDEAKRGKHSQGSSRLLKQLLKEMKKAERGTDQETEQGARQEGGYPTLPVPDRGAQAAATTGMPGMNAGESTKAGAHRPGRKRHVPVMVSAVLLPVLVLAVGAVIWLCRNYLVRKREKRAAEEEAPPDSNEEMVPTGDESWERQQDSCPIEQESQQ, encoded by the exons ATGATTCTGCATGTCTATgatgcaagcagcagccccacgCAGCCCCGGTGCAGCGCATCACAAGAGCAGCAGCCTGCGGGGAGCCGCCACCCGGAATCACAGAGCG ATGATGAGCTTGGTGCTCCCTTTCCGGATGATCCTTTGGATCCGAACTTCATGCCTGTGCCTGGGGGACAACCCAGGG atgtgaCCAGAGGAGGCGATCCAGGTTATCCTCTGATTTCCAGAACGGAGACTCTGTCGGATGGCGCAG AAGTGCCCCCAGTGTGGGCCTTGCCCGGTCATCCGTTTCCTCCTGCGCTGGAGCCCAGCTGGAATCCCAGCA GTCGGGAAAGAGAAGAGGATGAAgccaaaagaggaaaacactcCCAGGGCTCATCCCGGCTcctgaagcagctgctgaaggaaatgaagaaggcagAGCGTG gaaCGGACCAAGAAACTGAGCAGGGTGCACGGCAGGAAGGCGGATATCCCACTCTGCCGGTCCCGGACAGAGGAGCgcaggcagcagcaacaacTGGCATGCCAG GGATGAATGCAGGCGAAAGCACAAAGGCTGGTGCTCACAGACCTGGGCGGAAGCGCCACGTTCCGGTGATGGTCTCAGcggtgctgctgcctgtgctggtgctggccGTTGGTGCTGTGATATGGCTGTGCAGAAACTACCT AGTGCgcaagagggaaaagagagcagcagaagaagAAGCTCCTCCTGATAGCAACGAGGAGATGGTTCCAACTGGAGATGAGAGCTGGGAAAGGCAACAAGACTCTTGCCCAATCGAACAAGAATCTCAGCAATAG
- the LOC140261681 gene encoding uncharacterized protein isoform X1: protein MILHVYDASSSPTQPRCSASQEQQPAGSRHPESQSDDELGAPFPDDPLDPNFMPVPGGQPRVLPAGPAGESAEENPAYDPEGDAGDVTRGGDPGYPLISRTETLSDGAEVPPVWALPGHPFPPALEPSWNPSSREREEDEAKRGKHSQGSSRLLKQLLKEMKKAERGTDQETEQGARQEGGYPTLPVPDRGAQAAATTGMPGMNAGESTKAGAHRPGRKRHVPVMVSAVLLPVLVLAVGAVIWLCRNYLVRKREKRAAEEEAPPDSNEEMVPTGDESWERQQDSCPIEQESQQ, encoded by the exons ATGATTCTGCATGTCTATgatgcaagcagcagccccacgCAGCCCCGGTGCAGCGCATCACAAGAGCAGCAGCCTGCGGGGAGCCGCCACCCGGAATCACAGAGCG ATGATGAGCTTGGTGCTCCCTTTCCGGATGATCCTTTGGATCCGAACTTCATGCCTGTGCCTGGGGGACAACCCAGGG TTCTGCCTGCAGGCCCTGCTGGTGAATCAGCAGAAGAGAATCCTGCCTATGATCCCGAGGGCGACGCTGGAG atgtgaCCAGAGGAGGCGATCCAGGTTATCCTCTGATTTCCAGAACGGAGACTCTGTCGGATGGCGCAG AAGTGCCCCCAGTGTGGGCCTTGCCCGGTCATCCGTTTCCTCCTGCGCTGGAGCCCAGCTGGAATCCCAGCA GTCGGGAAAGAGAAGAGGATGAAgccaaaagaggaaaacactcCCAGGGCTCATCCCGGCTcctgaagcagctgctgaaggaaatgaagaaggcagAGCGTG gaaCGGACCAAGAAACTGAGCAGGGTGCACGGCAGGAAGGCGGATATCCCACTCTGCCGGTCCCGGACAGAGGAGCgcaggcagcagcaacaacTGGCATGCCAG GGATGAATGCAGGCGAAAGCACAAAGGCTGGTGCTCACAGACCTGGGCGGAAGCGCCACGTTCCGGTGATGGTCTCAGcggtgctgctgcctgtgctggtgctggccGTTGGTGCTGTGATATGGCTGTGCAGAAACTACCT AGTGCgcaagagggaaaagagagcagcagaagaagAAGCTCCTCCTGATAGCAACGAGGAGATGGTTCCAACTGGAGATGAGAGCTGGGAAAGGCAACAAGACTCTTGCCCAATCGAACAAGAATCTCAGCAATAG
- the LOC140261588 gene encoding uncharacterized protein isoform X1, whose translation MLHPWRCARPGWMELSTARLCGWHLCPRQWGWGSKFFTVPSKPSHCMILHVYDASSSPTQPRCSASQEQQPAGSRHPESQSDDELGAPFPDDPLDPNFMPVPGGQPRVLPAGPAGESAEENPAYDPEGDAGDVTRGGDPGYPLISRTETLSDGAEVPPVWALPGHPFPPALEPSWNPSSREREEDEAKRGKHSQGSSRLLKQLLKEMKKAERGTDQETEQGARQEGGYPTLPVPDRGAQAAATTGMPGMNAGESTKAGAHRPGRKRHVPVMVSAVLLPVLVLAVGAVIWLCRNYLVRKREKRAAEEEAPPDSNEEMVPTGDESWERQQDSCPIEQESQQ comes from the exons atgctccatccctggaggtgtgcaaggccaggctggatggagctcagCACAGCGAGACTCTGTGGGTGGCATCTCTGCCCACggcagtggggctggggttCTAAGTTCTTCActgtcccttccaagccaagccattgtatgattctgcatgtctatgatgcaagcagcagccccacgCAGCCCCGGTGCAGCGCATCACAAGAGCAGCAGCCTGCGGGGAGCCGCCACCCGGAATCACAGAGCG ATGATGAGCTTGGTGCTCCCTTTCCGGATGATCCTTTGGATCCGAACTTCATGCCTGTGCCTGGGGGACAACCCAGGG TTCTGCCTGCAGGCCCTGCTGGTGAATCAGCAGAAGAGAATCCTGCCTATGATCCCGAGGGCGACGCTGGAG atgtgaCCAGAGGAGGCGATCCAGGTTATCCTCTGATTTCCAGAACGGAGACTCTGTCGGATGGCGCAG AAGTGCCCCCAGTGTGGGCCTTGCCAGGTCATCCGTTTCCTCCTGCGCTGGAGCCCAGCTGGAATCCCAGCA GTCGGGAAAGAGAAGAGGATGAAgccaaaagaggaaaacactcCCAGGGCTCATCCCGGCTcctgaagcagctgctgaaggaaatgaagaaggcagAGCGTG gaaCGGACCAAGAAACTGAGCAGGGTGCACGGCAGGAAGGCGGATATCCCACTCTGCCGGTCCCGGACAGAGGAGCgcaggcagcagcaacaacTGGCATGCCAG GGATGAATGCAGGCGAAAGCACAAAGGCTGGTGCTCACAGACCTGGGCGGAAGCGCCACGTTCCGGTGATGGTCTCAGcggtgctgctgcctgtgctggtgctggccGTTGGTGCTGTGATATGGCTGTGCAGAAACTACCT AGTGCgcaagagggaaaagagagcagcagaagaagAAGCTCCTCCTGATAGCAACGAGGAGATGGTTCCAACTGGAGATGAGAGCTGGGAAAGGCAACAAGACTCTTGCCCAATCGAACAAGAATCTCAGCAATAG
- the LOC140261588 gene encoding uncharacterized protein isoform X4, translated as MLHPWRCARPGWMELSTARLCGWHLCPRQWGWGSKFFTVPSKPSHCMILHVYDASSSPTQPRCSASQEQQPAGSRHPESQSDDELGAPFPDDPLDPNFMPVPGGQPRDVTRGGDPGYPLISRTETLSDGAEVPPVWALPGHPFPPALEPSWNPSSREREEDEAKRGKHSQGSSRLLKQLLKEMKKAERGTDQETEQGARQEGGYPTLPVPDRGAQAAATTGMPGMNAGESTKAGAHRPGRKRHVPVMVSAVLLPVLVLAVGAVIWLCRNYLVRKREKRAAEEEAPPDSNEEMVPTGDESWERQQDSCPIEQESQQ; from the exons atgctccatccctggaggtgtgcaaggccaggctggatggagctcagCACAGCGAGACTCTGTGGGTGGCATCTCTGCCCACggcagtggggctggggttCTAAGTTCTTCActgtcccttccaagccaagccattgtatgattctgcatgtctatgatgcaagcagcagccccacgCAGCCCCGGTGCAGCGCATCACAAGAGCAGCAGCCTGCGGGGAGCCGCCACCCGGAATCACAGAGCG ATGATGAGCTTGGTGCTCCCTTTCCGGATGATCCTTTGGATCCGAACTTCATGCCTGTGCCTGGGGGACAACCCAGGG atgtgaCCAGAGGAGGCGATCCAGGTTATCCTCTGATTTCCAGAACGGAGACTCTGTCGGATGGCGCAG AAGTGCCCCCAGTGTGGGCCTTGCCAGGTCATCCGTTTCCTCCTGCGCTGGAGCCCAGCTGGAATCCCAGCA GTCGGGAAAGAGAAGAGGATGAAgccaaaagaggaaaacactcCCAGGGCTCATCCCGGCTcctgaagcagctgctgaaggaaatgaagaaggcagAGCGTG gaaCGGACCAAGAAACTGAGCAGGGTGCACGGCAGGAAGGCGGATATCCCACTCTGCCGGTCCCGGACAGAGGAGCgcaggcagcagcaacaacTGGCATGCCAG GGATGAATGCAGGCGAAAGCACAAAGGCTGGTGCTCACAGACCTGGGCGGAAGCGCCACGTTCCGGTGATGGTCTCAGcggtgctgctgcctgtgctggtgctggccGTTGGTGCTGTGATATGGCTGTGCAGAAACTACCT AGTGCgcaagagggaaaagagagcagcagaagaagAAGCTCCTCCTGATAGCAACGAGGAGATGGTTCCAACTGGAGATGAGAGCTGGGAAAGGCAACAAGACTCTTGCCCAATCGAACAAGAATCTCAGCAATAG
- the LOC140261588 gene encoding uncharacterized protein isoform X6 — MLHPWRCARPGWMELSTARLCGWHLCPRQWGWGSKFFTVPSKPSHCMILHVYDASSSPTQPRCSASQEQQPAGSRHPESQSDDELGAPFPDDPLDPNFMPVPGGQPRGPAGESAEENPAYDPEGDAGDVTRGGDPGYPLISRTETLSDGAEVPPVWALPGHPFPPALEPSWNPSSREREEDEAKRGKHSQGSSRLLKQLLKEMKKAERGTDQETEQGARQEGGYPTLPVPDRGAQAAATTGMPGMNAGESTKAGAHRPGRKRHVPVMVSAVLLPVLVLAVGAVIWLCRNYLVRKREKRAAEEEAPPDSNEEMVPTGDESWERQQDSCPIEQESQQ; from the exons atgctccatccctggaggtgtgcaaggccaggctggatggagctcagCACAGCGAGACTCTGTGGGTGGCATCTCTGCCCACggcagtggggctggggttCTAAGTTCTTCActgtcccttccaagccaagccattgtatgattctgcatgtctatgatgcaagcagcagccccacgCAGCCCCGGTGCAGCGCATCACAAGAGCAGCAGCCTGCGGGGAGCCGCCACCCGGAATCACAGAGCG ATGATGAGCTTGGTGCTCCCTTTCCGGATGATCCTTTGGATCCGAACTTCATGCCTGTGCCTGGGGGACAACCCAGGG GCCCTGCTGGTGAATCAGCAGAAGAGAATCCTGCCTATGATCCCGAGGGCGACGCTGGAG atgtgaCCAGAGGAGGCGATCCAGGTTATCCTCTGATTTCCAGAACGGAGACTCTGTCGGATGGCGCAG AAGTGCCCCCAGTGTGGGCCTTGCCAGGTCATCCGTTTCCTCCTGCGCTGGAGCCCAGCTGGAATCCCAGCA GTCGGGAAAGAGAAGAGGATGAAgccaaaagaggaaaacactcCCAGGGCTCATCCCGGCTcctgaagcagctgctgaaggaaatgaagaaggcagAGCGTG gaaCGGACCAAGAAACTGAGCAGGGTGCACGGCAGGAAGGCGGATATCCCACTCTGCCGGTCCCGGACAGAGGAGCgcaggcagcagcaacaacTGGCATGCCAG GGATGAATGCAGGCGAAAGCACAAAGGCTGGTGCTCACAGACCTGGGCGGAAGCGCCACGTTCCGGTGATGGTCTCAGcggtgctgctgcctgtgctggtgctggccGTTGGTGCTGTGATATGGCTGTGCAGAAACTACCT AGTGCgcaagagggaaaagagagcagcagaagaagAAGCTCCTCCTGATAGCAACGAGGAGATGGTTCCAACTGGAGATGAGAGCTGGGAAAGGCAACAAGACTCTTGCCCAATCGAACAAGAATCTCAGCAATAG
- the LOC140261588 gene encoding uncharacterized protein isoform X5, with protein sequence MALPRDESQFPSQSPSPQPRGRDRCAFLQCLSVTFLYIRGLPGRKPWGAASSSPSSARDVARGLERALHTLPDDELGAPFPDDPLDPNFMPVPGGQPRDVTRGGDPGYPLISRTETLSDGAEVPPVWALPGHPFPPALEPSWNPSSREREEDEAKRGKHSQGSSRLLKQLLKEMKKAERGTDQETEQGARQEGGYPTLPVPDRGAQAAATTGMPGMNAGESTKAGAHRPGRKRHVPVMVSAVLLPVLVLAVGAVIWLCRNYLVRKREKRAAEEEAPPDSNEEMVPTGDESWERQQDSCPIEQESQQ encoded by the exons ATGGCACTCCCCAGAGATGAATCCCAGTTTCCAAGCCAGAGCCCCAGTCCACAGCCCAGGGGAAGAGACAGGTGTGCTTTCCTCCAGTGCCTCAGTGTGACCTTCCTGTACATCAGAGGCCTCCCAGGAAGAAAGCCCTGGGGGGCTGCATCTTCTTCCCCGTCATCTGCGAGAGATGTGGCACGTGGCCTGGAGAGAGCACTGCATACGCTGCCAG ATGATGAGCTTGGTGCTCCCTTTCCGGATGATCCTTTGGATCCGAACTTCATGCCTGTGCCTGGGGGACAACCCAGGG atgtgaCCAGAGGAGGCGATCCAGGTTATCCTCTGATTTCCAGAACGGAGACTCTGTCGGATGGCGCAG AAGTGCCCCCAGTGTGGGCCTTGCCAGGTCATCCGTTTCCTCCTGCGCTGGAGCCCAGCTGGAATCCCAGCA GTCGGGAAAGAGAAGAGGATGAAgccaaaagaggaaaacactcCCAGGGCTCATCCCGGCTcctgaagcagctgctgaaggaaatgaagaaggcagAGCGTG gaaCGGACCAAGAAACTGAGCAGGGTGCACGGCAGGAAGGCGGATATCCCACTCTGCCGGTCCCGGACAGAGGAGCgcaggcagcagcaacaacTGGCATGCCAG GGATGAATGCAGGCGAAAGCACAAAGGCTGGTGCTCACAGACCTGGGCGGAAGCGCCACGTTCCGGTGATGGTCTCAGcggtgctgctgcctgtgctggtgctggccGTTGGTGCTGTGATATGGCTGTGCAGAAACTACCT AGTGCgcaagagggaaaagagagcagcagaagaagAAGCTCCTCCTGATAGCAACGAGGAGATGGTTCCAACTGGAGATGAGAGCTGGGAAAGGCAACAAGACTCTTGCCCAATCGAACAAGAATCTCAGCAATAG
- the LOC140261588 gene encoding uncharacterized protein isoform X2: MALPRDESQFPSQSPSPQPRGRDRCAFLQCLSVTFLYIRGLPGRKPWGAASSSPSSARDVARGLERALHTLPDDELGAPFPDDPLDPNFMPVPGGQPRVLPAGPAGESAEENPAYDPEGDAGDVTRGGDPGYPLISRTETLSDGAEVPPVWALPGHPFPPALEPSWNPSSREREEDEAKRGKHSQGSSRLLKQLLKEMKKAERGTDQETEQGARQEGGYPTLPVPDRGAQAAATTGMPGMNAGESTKAGAHRPGRKRHVPVMVSAVLLPVLVLAVGAVIWLCRNYLVRKREKRAAEEEAPPDSNEEMVPTGDESWERQQDSCPIEQESQQ, translated from the exons ATGGCACTCCCCAGAGATGAATCCCAGTTTCCAAGCCAGAGCCCCAGTCCACAGCCCAGGGGAAGAGACAGGTGTGCTTTCCTCCAGTGCCTCAGTGTGACCTTCCTGTACATCAGAGGCCTCCCAGGAAGAAAGCCCTGGGGGGCTGCATCTTCTTCCCCGTCATCTGCGAGAGATGTGGCACGTGGCCTGGAGAGAGCACTGCATACGCTGCCAG ATGATGAGCTTGGTGCTCCCTTTCCGGATGATCCTTTGGATCCGAACTTCATGCCTGTGCCTGGGGGACAACCCAGGG TTCTGCCTGCAGGCCCTGCTGGTGAATCAGCAGAAGAGAATCCTGCCTATGATCCCGAGGGCGACGCTGGAG atgtgaCCAGAGGAGGCGATCCAGGTTATCCTCTGATTTCCAGAACGGAGACTCTGTCGGATGGCGCAG AAGTGCCCCCAGTGTGGGCCTTGCCAGGTCATCCGTTTCCTCCTGCGCTGGAGCCCAGCTGGAATCCCAGCA GTCGGGAAAGAGAAGAGGATGAAgccaaaagaggaaaacactcCCAGGGCTCATCCCGGCTcctgaagcagctgctgaaggaaatgaagaaggcagAGCGTG gaaCGGACCAAGAAACTGAGCAGGGTGCACGGCAGGAAGGCGGATATCCCACTCTGCCGGTCCCGGACAGAGGAGCgcaggcagcagcaacaacTGGCATGCCAG GGATGAATGCAGGCGAAAGCACAAAGGCTGGTGCTCACAGACCTGGGCGGAAGCGCCACGTTCCGGTGATGGTCTCAGcggtgctgctgcctgtgctggtgctggccGTTGGTGCTGTGATATGGCTGTGCAGAAACTACCT AGTGCgcaagagggaaaagagagcagcagaagaagAAGCTCCTCCTGATAGCAACGAGGAGATGGTTCCAACTGGAGATGAGAGCTGGGAAAGGCAACAAGACTCTTGCCCAATCGAACAAGAATCTCAGCAATAG
- the LOC140261588 gene encoding uncharacterized protein isoform X3 has translation MALPRDESQFPSQSPSPQPRGRDRCAFLQCLSVTFLYIRGLPGRKPWGAASSSPSSARDVARGLERALHTLPDDELGAPFPDDPLDPNFMPVPGGQPRGPAGESAEENPAYDPEGDAGDVTRGGDPGYPLISRTETLSDGAEVPPVWALPGHPFPPALEPSWNPSSREREEDEAKRGKHSQGSSRLLKQLLKEMKKAERGTDQETEQGARQEGGYPTLPVPDRGAQAAATTGMPGMNAGESTKAGAHRPGRKRHVPVMVSAVLLPVLVLAVGAVIWLCRNYLVRKREKRAAEEEAPPDSNEEMVPTGDESWERQQDSCPIEQESQQ, from the exons ATGGCACTCCCCAGAGATGAATCCCAGTTTCCAAGCCAGAGCCCCAGTCCACAGCCCAGGGGAAGAGACAGGTGTGCTTTCCTCCAGTGCCTCAGTGTGACCTTCCTGTACATCAGAGGCCTCCCAGGAAGAAAGCCCTGGGGGGCTGCATCTTCTTCCCCGTCATCTGCGAGAGATGTGGCACGTGGCCTGGAGAGAGCACTGCATACGCTGCCAG ATGATGAGCTTGGTGCTCCCTTTCCGGATGATCCTTTGGATCCGAACTTCATGCCTGTGCCTGGGGGACAACCCAGGG GCCCTGCTGGTGAATCAGCAGAAGAGAATCCTGCCTATGATCCCGAGGGCGACGCTGGAG atgtgaCCAGAGGAGGCGATCCAGGTTATCCTCTGATTTCCAGAACGGAGACTCTGTCGGATGGCGCAG AAGTGCCCCCAGTGTGGGCCTTGCCAGGTCATCCGTTTCCTCCTGCGCTGGAGCCCAGCTGGAATCCCAGCA GTCGGGAAAGAGAAGAGGATGAAgccaaaagaggaaaacactcCCAGGGCTCATCCCGGCTcctgaagcagctgctgaaggaaatgaagaaggcagAGCGTG gaaCGGACCAAGAAACTGAGCAGGGTGCACGGCAGGAAGGCGGATATCCCACTCTGCCGGTCCCGGACAGAGGAGCgcaggcagcagcaacaacTGGCATGCCAG GGATGAATGCAGGCGAAAGCACAAAGGCTGGTGCTCACAGACCTGGGCGGAAGCGCCACGTTCCGGTGATGGTCTCAGcggtgctgctgcctgtgctggtgctggccGTTGGTGCTGTGATATGGCTGTGCAGAAACTACCT AGTGCgcaagagggaaaagagagcagcagaagaagAAGCTCCTCCTGATAGCAACGAGGAGATGGTTCCAACTGGAGATGAGAGCTGGGAAAGGCAACAAGACTCTTGCCCAATCGAACAAGAATCTCAGCAATAG
- the LOC140261588 gene encoding uncharacterized protein isoform X7: MPVPGGQPRVLPAGPAGESAEENPAYDPEGDAGDVTRGGDPGYPLISRTETLSDGAEVPPVWALPGHPFPPALEPSWNPSSREREEDEAKRGKHSQGSSRLLKQLLKEMKKAERGTDQETEQGARQEGGYPTLPVPDRGAQAAATTGMPGMNAGESTKAGAHRPGRKRHVPVMVSAVLLPVLVLAVGAVIWLCRNYLVRKREKRAAEEEAPPDSNEEMVPTGDESWERQQDSCPIEQESQQ, encoded by the exons ATGCCTGTGCCTGGGGGACAACCCAGGG TTCTGCCTGCAGGCCCTGCTGGTGAATCAGCAGAAGAGAATCCTGCCTATGATCCCGAGGGCGACGCTGGAG atgtgaCCAGAGGAGGCGATCCAGGTTATCCTCTGATTTCCAGAACGGAGACTCTGTCGGATGGCGCAG AAGTGCCCCCAGTGTGGGCCTTGCCAGGTCATCCGTTTCCTCCTGCGCTGGAGCCCAGCTGGAATCCCAGCA GTCGGGAAAGAGAAGAGGATGAAgccaaaagaggaaaacactcCCAGGGCTCATCCCGGCTcctgaagcagctgctgaaggaaatgaagaaggcagAGCGTG gaaCGGACCAAGAAACTGAGCAGGGTGCACGGCAGGAAGGCGGATATCCCACTCTGCCGGTCCCGGACAGAGGAGCgcaggcagcagcaacaacTGGCATGCCAG GGATGAATGCAGGCGAAAGCACAAAGGCTGGTGCTCACAGACCTGGGCGGAAGCGCCACGTTCCGGTGATGGTCTCAGcggtgctgctgcctgtgctggtgctggccGTTGGTGCTGTGATATGGCTGTGCAGAAACTACCT AGTGCgcaagagggaaaagagagcagcagaagaagAAGCTCCTCCTGATAGCAACGAGGAGATGGTTCCAACTGGAGATGAGAGCTGGGAAAGGCAACAAGACTCTTGCCCAATCGAACAAGAATCTCAGCAATAG